A window of the Burkholderia sp. 9120 genome harbors these coding sequences:
- a CDS encoding LacI family DNA-binding transcriptional regulator, protein MSKPSSKVARAGLSGARSEPNAQPLRGTADGLSIAGVAEQAGVSVATVSRVLNGHENVRPATRDKVLAAIDASGYRVNELARNLRTAESRLLLTMVPDVGNPFYAEIVRGIDSVARQHGYFMLLCDTGADPGRERSYFDLLRRRRADGAICLDPATIQQALGEASSALPWVACCEFDPAMGVPYVGIDNYRAAGDAVRHLLSRGHQRIGLINSDVDYLYARQRQQGYLDALTEAGITPDERWCMNLNSLDYEAGASAAATLMLPPHAPSAIFAVSDTLAIGVIHGLRSVGKRVPDDVAVVGFDDISLAAQIDPPLTTIAQPMRELGETAARLLLQRLANPLANVPGVLLPHRLVVRGST, encoded by the coding sequence TTGTCCAAACCGTCGTCCAAAGTGGCCCGTGCCGGGTTATCCGGCGCGCGTTCCGAGCCCAACGCCCAGCCCTTGCGTGGCACGGCCGACGGCCTGTCCATAGCCGGCGTCGCGGAGCAGGCGGGGGTGTCGGTGGCCACGGTGTCGCGCGTGCTGAACGGTCACGAGAACGTGCGGCCCGCGACCCGCGACAAAGTCCTCGCCGCCATCGACGCGAGCGGCTACCGCGTCAACGAACTCGCGCGCAATCTGCGCACCGCCGAAAGCCGCCTGCTGCTGACCATGGTGCCCGACGTCGGCAATCCGTTTTACGCGGAGATCGTGCGCGGCATCGACAGCGTGGCGCGCCAGCACGGCTACTTCATGCTGTTGTGCGACACCGGCGCCGATCCGGGCCGCGAGCGCAGTTACTTCGATCTGCTGCGGCGTCGTCGCGCGGACGGCGCGATCTGCCTCGATCCGGCGACCATCCAGCAGGCGCTCGGCGAGGCGTCCAGCGCGCTGCCGTGGGTCGCGTGCTGCGAGTTCGATCCGGCGATGGGCGTGCCGTACGTGGGCATCGACAATTACCGCGCCGCGGGCGACGCCGTGCGGCATCTGCTGTCGCGCGGCCACCAGCGCATCGGCCTGATCAATTCCGACGTCGACTATCTGTACGCGCGGCAGCGTCAGCAAGGCTATCTCGACGCGTTGACCGAAGCGGGCATCACGCCCGACGAGCGCTGGTGCATGAACCTGAACAGTCTCGACTACGAAGCGGGCGCTTCCGCCGCGGCCACGCTGATGTTGCCGCCGCACGCGCCCAGCGCGATTTTCGCGGTGTCGGATACGCTCGCGATCGGCGTGATCCACGGTTTGCGCAGCGTCGGCAAGCGGGTGCCGGACGATGTTGCCGTGGTCGGCTTCGACGATATTTCGCTGGCCGCGCAGATCGATCCGCCGCTCACCACGATCGCCCAGCCCATGCGCGAGTTGGGCGAAACCGCCGCGCGTCTGTTGCTGCAGCGGCTCGCCAATCCGTTGGCGAACGTGCCCGGCGTGCTGCTGCCGCACCGGCTCGTGGTTCGCGGGAGCACATGA
- a CDS encoding sugar ABC transporter ATP-binding protein, producing the protein MSLAIRFDDIRKDFGPVRVLHGVSFDLAPGRIYGLLGENGAGKSTLMKILAGYETATSGTLLVDGHAQQFIGSRDAQAQGIVLIHQEFNLAEHLTIAQNMYLGHEKRRGWFVDDAAMRSDAARYLAQVGLAKAPDTKVRELIVAEKQMVEIAKALSRRARLLIMDEPTATLTPSETERLFTLMAKLKADGVTIVYISHKLDEVERITDEVIVMRDGRFVARGETAGLARQQMANLMVGRDVSDMFPDKLTVSAGAPLALKVTGLSVPDWVDDLSFDVRAGEVLGFAGLVGAGRTEAFEAIIGLRKRTAGRIEIAGRPADLKSPRDAMRHGLTYLSEDRKGKGLHVNLSLQDNVTLMTLERYAHPLLDMKAGRAALTKAVSEFGIRTGDLSSRARMLSGGNQQKLALAKFLQPDPQVIVLDEPTRGVDVGAKRDIYFLIHRLAAQGRAVIVISSELIELIGLCHRVAVLRAGRLEATLTLDHLTEEELIAHATGTH; encoded by the coding sequence ATGAGCCTCGCGATCCGCTTCGACGACATCCGCAAAGACTTCGGCCCGGTGCGCGTGCTGCACGGCGTGAGTTTCGACCTTGCGCCGGGACGTATCTACGGCCTGCTCGGCGAGAACGGCGCGGGCAAATCCACGCTGATGAAAATCCTCGCGGGTTATGAGACCGCGACGTCGGGCACCTTGCTGGTCGATGGCCACGCACAGCAGTTCATCGGTTCGCGCGATGCGCAAGCGCAGGGCATCGTGCTGATTCACCAGGAGTTCAATCTCGCCGAACATCTGACGATCGCGCAGAACATGTATCTCGGCCACGAGAAGCGGCGTGGCTGGTTCGTCGACGATGCCGCGATGCGTAGCGACGCCGCGCGTTACCTTGCGCAGGTTGGCCTCGCGAAAGCGCCGGACACGAAGGTGCGCGAATTGATCGTCGCGGAAAAGCAGATGGTGGAGATCGCGAAGGCGCTGTCGCGCCGCGCGCGTTTGCTCATCATGGACGAGCCGACCGCCACGCTCACGCCGTCCGAAACCGAGCGGCTGTTCACGCTGATGGCGAAGCTCAAGGCCGACGGCGTGACCATCGTCTATATCTCGCACAAGCTTGATGAGGTCGAACGCATTACCGACGAAGTGATCGTGATGCGCGACGGTCGCTTCGTCGCGCGCGGCGAAACAGCGGGACTCGCGCGTCAGCAGATGGCGAATCTGATGGTGGGCCGCGACGTCTCCGATATGTTCCCCGACAAGCTCACGGTGTCCGCCGGCGCACCGCTCGCCTTGAAAGTAACCGGACTCAGCGTGCCCGACTGGGTCGACGACCTCAGCTTCGACGTGCGCGCCGGCGAAGTGCTCGGCTTCGCGGGACTGGTCGGCGCGGGCCGCACCGAAGCGTTCGAAGCGATCATCGGCTTGCGCAAGCGCACGGCGGGCCGCATCGAAATTGCCGGCCGTCCCGCCGATCTGAAAAGCCCGCGCGACGCGATGCGCCACGGCCTCACGTATCTGAGCGAAGACCGCAAAGGCAAAGGCCTGCACGTGAACCTGAGCCTGCAGGACAACGTCACGCTGATGACGCTCGAACGCTACGCACATCCGTTGCTCGATATGAAAGCGGGCCGCGCGGCGTTGACGAAAGCGGTGAGCGAATTCGGCATCCGCACCGGCGACCTGTCGAGCCGCGCGCGCATGCTGTCGGGCGGCAATCAGCAGAAGCTCGCGCTCGCCAAGTTCCTGCAACCCGACCCGCAGGTGATCGTGCTCGACGAACCGACCCGCGGCGTCGATGTCGGCGCGAAACGCGACATCTATTTTCTGATTCATCGTCTCGCCGCGCAGGGGCGCGCGGTGATCGTCATTTCATCCGAACTGATCGAGCTGATCGGCTTGTGCCATCGCGTCGCCGTGTTGCGCGCGGGACGCCTGGAGGCCACGCTGACGCTCGACCATCTGACCGAAGAGGAATTGATCGCCCATGCGACCGGCACCCACTGA
- a CDS encoding substrate-binding domain-containing protein, whose translation MKQVIRAVGAGVLALGILGTAGMARADDKVILGVAIPTADHGFTGGIVWWANKAKTDLEKAHPDLKIIVKTAAGSPEQANQLQDLVTVNKINALVIFPFESASLTQPVAQVKKKGVYVTVVDRGLTDTSAQDAYVAGDNTAFGKIPAEYLAKTLDGKGNIVALRGIPTTLDNERWTAFTNVIKNYPEMKILDAKYANWNRDDAFKVMQDYLTRFKHIDAVWAADDDMAVGVLKAIEQAKRTDIKIVFGGAGSKGMVKNVMDGAPMIKADVSYSPKFIYDAIKLTAEARLKGEKLPATTIIPSVLITKENAQQFYFPDSPF comes from the coding sequence ATGAAACAGGTCATTCGAGCGGTCGGCGCCGGCGTGCTGGCGTTGGGGATACTGGGCACGGCGGGCATGGCGCGCGCCGACGACAAAGTCATACTGGGCGTCGCGATTCCGACGGCCGATCACGGCTTCACGGGCGGCATCGTCTGGTGGGCGAACAAGGCCAAGACCGATCTGGAGAAAGCGCATCCCGATCTCAAGATTATCGTGAAGACCGCCGCTGGTTCGCCGGAGCAGGCGAACCAGTTGCAGGATCTGGTGACGGTGAACAAGATCAACGCGCTGGTGATCTTTCCGTTCGAATCGGCGTCGCTCACGCAGCCGGTCGCGCAGGTGAAGAAGAAAGGCGTGTACGTGACGGTGGTGGATCGCGGCCTGACCGACACCAGCGCACAAGATGCGTATGTGGCCGGCGACAACACCGCGTTCGGCAAGATTCCCGCCGAGTATCTGGCGAAAACGCTCGACGGTAAAGGCAACATCGTCGCGCTGCGCGGCATTCCGACGACGCTCGACAACGAGCGCTGGACCGCGTTCACGAACGTGATCAAGAACTATCCGGAGATGAAGATTCTCGACGCGAAGTACGCAAACTGGAACCGCGACGACGCGTTCAAGGTGATGCAGGATTACCTGACGCGCTTCAAGCACATCGACGCCGTCTGGGCCGCCGACGACGACATGGCGGTCGGTGTGCTGAAGGCGATCGAGCAGGCCAAGCGGACCGACATCAAGATCGTGTTCGGCGGCGCGGGTTCGAAGGGCATGGTAAAGAACGTGATGGACGGTGCGCCGATGATCAAGGCCGACGTGTCGTACTCGCCGAAATTCATCTACGACGCGATCAAGCTCACCGCCGAGGCGCGCCTGAAAGGCGAGAAGCTGCCGGCCACGACGATTATTCCGTCGGTGCTGATCACGAAGGAAAACGCGCAGCAGTTCTATTTTCCGGACTCGCCGTTTTGA
- a CDS encoding ABC transporter permease — MRPAPTEAVQSGRALRFAHRLYALGPLVGLILLCIVGTLLNRDFATLDNLMNVLTRTSFIGIIAVGMTFVIISGGIDLSVGSMAALIAGSMIWLMNALAAGIGGHTLAPLLILTLGIVFALVLGGLFGCAHGLLITKGRIEPFIVTLGTLGIFRAVLTWLADGGALTLDNSLSDLYGPVYYASLFGVPVPIWVFLVVAAGGALILNRTAFGRHVQAIGSNEQVARYAAIRVDTVKIVTYVLLGICVGVATVLYVPRLGSATPTTGLLWELEAIASVVVGGTALKGGEGRVVGTVIGAILLSVIANILNLTSIISVYLNAAVQGVVIIFVAFVQRGRR, encoded by the coding sequence ATGCGACCGGCACCCACTGAAGCCGTGCAATCCGGCCGCGCGCTGCGCTTCGCGCATCGACTGTATGCGCTCGGGCCGCTCGTCGGGCTGATTCTGCTGTGCATTGTCGGCACGCTGCTCAACCGCGATTTCGCCACGCTCGACAATCTGATGAACGTGCTCACGCGCACGTCGTTCATCGGCATCATCGCGGTCGGCATGACCTTCGTGATCATTTCGGGCGGTATCGATCTGTCGGTCGGGTCGATGGCCGCGCTGATCGCCGGCAGCATGATCTGGCTGATGAACGCGCTCGCGGCGGGCATCGGCGGACATACGCTCGCGCCTTTGCTGATTCTCACGCTCGGGATCGTGTTCGCGCTGGTGCTCGGCGGCCTGTTCGGCTGCGCGCATGGCTTGCTGATTACCAAAGGACGGATCGAACCGTTCATCGTCACGTTGGGCACGTTGGGGATTTTTCGCGCGGTGCTGACGTGGCTCGCCGATGGCGGCGCGTTGACGCTGGATAACTCGTTGTCCGATCTGTATGGCCCGGTTTATTACGCGAGCCTGTTCGGCGTGCCGGTGCCGATCTGGGTTTTCCTCGTGGTGGCTGCCGGCGGCGCGCTGATTCTCAATCGCACCGCGTTCGGCCGTCATGTGCAGGCGATCGGCTCCAACGAACAGGTTGCGCGCTATGCGGCGATTCGCGTCGATACCGTGAAGATCGTCACGTATGTGCTGCTCGGTATCTGCGTGGGCGTGGCGACCGTGCTCTATGTGCCGCGACTCGGGTCGGCCACGCCGACCACCGGCTTGTTGTGGGAGCTCGAAGCGATCGCATCGGTTGTGGTGGGCGGCACTGCGCTCAAAGGCGGCGAAGGACGTGTGGTCGGGACGGTGATCGGCGCGATCCTGCTGTCGGTGATCGCCAATATTCTGAATCTCACCAGCATCATCAGCGTGTATCTGAACGCGGCGGTGCAGGGCGTGGTGATTATCTTCGTCGCGTTCGTGCAGCGCGGACGGAGATAG
- a CDS encoding protein-L-isoaspartate O-methyltransferase, protein MNIEQARFNMIEQQIRPWEVLDQDVLNLLSIVKREHFVPTVYRDLAFVDFEVPLPAGQHMLAPRVEARVLQELAVKKHESVLEIGAGSGYMAALLAHRAQHVLTVDIEPELAELAKANLIANGVLNAEVATGDASRGWAGAAPYDVICVSGGLPVLPQEILEHLKIGGRLAAFVGTAPVMKAQVITRIDEKQYRIADVFETYVEPLTNAMQPPRFKF, encoded by the coding sequence ATGAACATCGAGCAAGCGCGTTTCAACATGATCGAACAGCAGATCCGCCCCTGGGAAGTGCTCGACCAGGACGTGCTGAATCTGCTCTCGATCGTCAAGCGTGAACATTTCGTCCCGACCGTGTACCGCGATCTGGCCTTCGTCGACTTCGAAGTGCCGCTGCCGGCCGGCCAGCACATGCTGGCGCCGCGCGTCGAAGCGCGCGTGCTGCAGGAACTGGCAGTGAAGAAACACGAAAGCGTGCTCGAAATCGGCGCCGGCTCGGGTTACATGGCGGCGCTGCTCGCGCATCGCGCGCAACACGTGCTGACGGTGGATATCGAACCGGAACTGGCGGAACTGGCCAAGGCCAACCTGATCGCCAACGGCGTGCTGAACGCCGAAGTCGCCACCGGCGACGCGTCGCGCGGCTGGGCCGGCGCCGCGCCGTACGACGTGATCTGCGTGTCGGGCGGCCTGCCGGTGCTGCCGCAGGAAATCCTCGAACACCTGAAGATCGGCGGCCGTCTCGCGGCGTTCGTCGGCACCGCGCCGGTCATGAAGGCGCAGGTCATCACGCGTATCGACGAGAAGCAATACCGTATTGCCGACGTCTTCGAAACGTATGTCGAGCCGCTGACCAACGCTATGCAGCCGCCGCGTTTCAAGTTCTGA
- a CDS encoding rhodanese-like domain-containing protein → MQNLTAPALAEWLADTSRPAPVLLDVREPWEIQTASLAGAVSIPMREIPARSEELDDDAQIVCVCHHGARSAQVAMFLESRGHKNVFNLQGGIDAWSRQVDPSVPTY, encoded by the coding sequence ATGCAAAATCTGACCGCTCCCGCGCTCGCCGAATGGCTCGCCGACACATCGCGCCCCGCGCCCGTGCTGCTCGACGTGCGCGAACCGTGGGAAATCCAGACGGCCTCGCTGGCCGGCGCCGTATCGATCCCGATGCGTGAGATTCCCGCCCGCAGCGAAGAACTCGACGACGACGCGCAAATCGTCTGCGTCTGCCATCACGGCGCGCGCAGTGCCCAGGTCGCGATGTTCCTCGAATCGCGCGGCCATAAGAACGTGTTCAATCTGCAAGGCGGAATCGACGCGTGGTCGCGTCAGGTCGATCCGTCGGTTCCGACCTACTGA